A DNA window from Niabella yanshanensis contains the following coding sequences:
- a CDS encoding glycoside hydrolase family 88/105 protein — protein MYKRSIIFLMMWLPALFAGAQKNFLTGFPKGYTPEEVGRLIAYRMVYSKHALHAGKWIGYPETFFWTGALHYAQLTNDKMLQGFLEKRFEPLFTTEKELLPIKNHVDLNMFGSLPLTLWQLTKDQRYLNLGLPYAQTQWQVPADAKPEEKAWADQGYSWQTRLWIDDMYMITIVQTQAYKATGNAIYINRAAKEMALYLDELQRPNGLFYHAPDVPFYWGRGNGWMAAGVTELLRYLPATNPHYARIMKGYRAMMASLKNYQQPGGMWNQLIDEPDCWAETSGSAMFAYAFITGVKKGWLDAATYGPAARKAWMALVGYVNAQGAVSEVCVGTNKKNDKQYYYDRPRATGDYHGQAPYLWCVRALLEQ, from the coding sequence CGCCCGAAGAAGTGGGGCGACTGATTGCCTACCGCATGGTATATTCCAAGCATGCCTTGCATGCCGGTAAATGGATCGGCTATCCCGAAACCTTTTTCTGGACAGGCGCCCTGCATTATGCGCAGCTTACCAACGATAAAATGTTACAGGGCTTTTTAGAAAAAAGATTTGAACCCTTGTTTACTACCGAAAAGGAACTGCTGCCCATCAAAAACCATGTGGACCTCAATATGTTTGGCAGCCTGCCCTTGACGCTTTGGCAGCTCACCAAAGACCAGCGGTATTTGAACCTGGGCCTGCCTTACGCACAAACCCAATGGCAGGTGCCGGCTGATGCCAAGCCAGAGGAGAAGGCCTGGGCCGATCAGGGGTATAGCTGGCAAACCCGGCTTTGGATCGATGATATGTACATGATCACCATTGTGCAAACCCAGGCCTATAAGGCTACTGGCAATGCGATATATATTAACCGGGCGGCTAAAGAAATGGCCCTTTACCTTGATGAGCTGCAGCGCCCCAACGGCTTGTTTTACCACGCCCCGGATGTGCCTTTTTACTGGGGGCGTGGCAATGGCTGGATGGCAGCCGGTGTAACCGAGCTATTGCGGTATCTGCCAGCAACCAACCCGCATTATGCCCGTATTATGAAAGGCTACAGGGCCATGATGGCCAGTTTAAAAAACTACCAGCAACCAGGCGGTATGTGGAACCAGCTGATTGATGAGCCCGACTGCTGGGCCGAAACCTCGGGCTCAGCCATGTTTGCCTATGCTTTTATTACCGGGGTAAAAAAGGGATGGCTGGATGCGGCCACCTATGGTCCTGCCGCCCGCAAAGCCTGGATGGCCCTGGTGGGCTATGTCAATGCCCAGGGTGCGGTATCAGAAGTATGCGTGGGCACCAATAAAAAGAACGATAAGCAATACTACTACGATCGTCCCCGCGCCACCGGCGACTACCATGGCCAGGCGCCTTATTTATGGTGTGTAAGGGCGTTGCTGGAGCAATAG